The genomic DNA AACAGGATGTTGTAGTCGCGTTTACTGTTGAACGGAGGGTCCAGGTAGATCAGGTCAACGGATTCGTTGGGGATGTGCTTGCGCAGGATTTCGAGGTTGTCGCCGTAATACAGGACATTTGTGTCCATGATCCCGCCTTCGTGTTAAACTGGAGCAATTATACTAGGTGCACAAAGGGCTGTCATTCAGATTCATGCACTTTCAGCCCCGATGGTGCCTCGCTAGTTGTTCGATGCCGAGAAACCGATTGGAGGGAAAATCATTGGCAAATCTTGACAGGGTGTCTTGCCGACAACGGTCTGGGACGGAAGTTCACTACCAAGTACGAGGAATGTCATGATCGAAGTGAATTATGGTTTCTCAAAAGAAATTGGACAATGCATTTATTGCGGATCGACAGAAGAATTAACCGACGAACATATCATTCCCTTTTCATTAGGTGGTCGGTTTATATTGCGAAATGCAAGTTGTTTAACATGCAATAGAATAACAAATTCATTTGAAACCAAAATACTGCGAGATGGTGGGCAATTTGATTTAATTCGCTCGGTGGGAAAACTTCCTAGCAGGGAGAAGATACTACGACCGAAAGAGCATGATTTTGCGATTGAAGGTAATAAAGTCAAGGTTCCTGTTGAAAAATGCCCAGGCTTATTTATGATGCCAATATTCCGCCCACCAAGGTATATTGTTAACTATGATTCTTCGGTGAGCTGTGTACTCGGAGCAACACTTCATATATCAAAAGGCTCAGAAGAACTTCTCGCGGGTCTGGGTAATAAGGTCGAAGGGGAGTTAAAAAATGTGACGCGGCTTTTCCCAAGGTTGCTGGCTAAAATCGCTTACGGTATGGTTATATCTGAGAGAGGATTAGATGCGTTAGAAACAAATTTCGTATTGCCTTGTATTCTTGGTAAGCAAGACGATGCTCGCGAATGGGTGGGTTGCGAAAGAACTTCCGTATTGCCCAAGGATTCTTTATTCCATAATTTAGCGTGTTATGAAAAAGACGGCGTTATTGGGGTAACAATTAGATTATTTGCGAATTTCCAGACTCCCGAGTATCTCGTAATAGTTGGTAAACTCAAGTGTACTGGCAGCTGAAATATTAGTTACGGTGTTAATTAGA from Dehalogenimonas sp. W includes the following:
- a CDS encoding HNH endonuclease, whose product is MIEVNYGFSKEIGQCIYCGSTEELTDEHIIPFSLGGRFILRNASCLTCNRITNSFETKILRDGGQFDLIRSVGKLPSREKILRPKEHDFAIEGNKVKVPVEKCPGLFMMPIFRPPRYIVNYDSSVSCVLGATLHISKGSEELLAGLGNKVEGELKNVTRLFPRLLAKIAYGMVISERGLDALETNFVLPCILGKQDDAREWVGCERTSVLPKDSLFHNLACYEKDGVIGVTIRLFANFQTPEYLVIVGKLKCTGS